AGCGGATCTTCCCCGTGGCCGGTGACATCGACAAGGACGGCGTGGCGAACGTGCTGAAGCTCGTCGAGGAGACCGAGCCGAAGGCCGCTGATCTGTCCCCGCACGACGTCGTCGACGACTCGATCATCCGCGGCGAGGCGAAGCTGGCGCGCTCGCTGGAGAAGAAGTGAACCGGCGACACCACTAGGAACGGAAGCACATGTACCCACGCGCCTTCGCGTACGTCCGTCCGCGGAGCACCGAGGAGGCCGTCGCGCAGCTCGCCGAGCACGGCGACGGAGCCAACGTCCTCGCGGGCGGCATGAGCCTCGTGCCGATGCTCAAATACCGGCAGCGCGCGCCGGGCGTGCTCGTCGACATCGGCCGGCTGACCGACCTCGCCGGCGTCGACGCGACCGGCGACACGGTCGAGATCGGTGCGACCACCCGGCACGCCGACGTCGCCGCGCTCGCGTCCGGCGCAGGCGTCACCCCGATGCTCGCCGAGCTCGCCGGGCGGATCGGTGACGTCCAGGTGCGCAACATGGGCACCGTCGGTGGTGGTCTCGCGGCCGTCGAACCGACCGGCGACTGGGGTGCGGCGCTCCTCGCCCTGCGCGGCGAGGTCGTGGCGGTCGCGAGCGGCGGGGAGCGGCGGATCGCGGCCGACGACCTGTTCGTCGCCACGTACACCACGAGCCTGCGTCCCGACGAGCTGCTGACCCGTGTCCTCCTACCCCAGGGCGGACGGCTCGGTGCCGCGCAGGCGAAGTTCGAGCGCCGCACCGCGGCCGGCGTGCTGAGCTGTGTCGCCGCGGTATGTCTCGGCGACGGTGATGACGTCATCGAGGCAGGCGTGGGATGCATCGGCCTCGAAGGACACCCGGTACGCCTCACCGAGGTCGAGGACGTCCTGCGCGGGCAGCCGTTCGGGTCCGAGCTCGTCGCCGCGGCCGCGGCCGCGGTCGGTGCCGACGACTTCCGGCGCTCGGTGCTGGGAAGCCTGGTGCGAGACGCCTTGGAGCGGGCCGGTGCGCAGGCGTCGGCGGGAACGGGAGCGAAGCGGTGAGCGATCGCGGGGATGACGTGAGCGAAGAGTCGAACGGAACGGCGCAGGCAAGTGCGGCGCGGCGTGCGGTGGCCCTCATCGTGAACGGGCGCGAGCACGTGGTGCAGGTCGAGCCCCGCACCCTGCTCGTCGACGCGATCCGCGACCACGTCGGGCTCACCGGCACCCACATCGGTTGCGACAGCACGAGTTGCGGCGCGTGCACGGTGCTGCTCGACGACCGGCCGGTGAAGTCGTGCACGCTCTTCGCCGTGCAGGCGGAGGGGTCGCGGCTGCGCACCGTCGAGAGCGTTGGCTCCGACGACGGCACGCTGCACCCGCTGCAGCAGGCGTTCGAGGACGAGTTCGCCTTCCAGTGCGGCTACTGCACCGCGGGCATGCTGATGTCGTCACTCGCGATGTACGAGCGTGACGACCCGCCGGATCGCGGCGAGATCAGGCGGTGCCTGGTCGGCAACCTGTGCCGGTGCACCGGCTACGAGTCGATCGTCGACGCGGTCGAGCTGGCAGTCACCCGGCGCGGCGCCGCCGACCAGGAGGCGGAGGCGCGATGACGGCACCGACCACGACGGCAGCGACCACGACAGCGCCGGCGCAGGGCACGGTCGGCACCAGCATGCCCCGGGTCCGCGACCGTGAGGTGTTGCGCGGCGAGGGCACGTACGTCGGCGACGTCAGGCTCCCGGGCATGGCGCACGCCGTCTTCTACCGCAGCCCCCACGCGCACGCCAGGATCACCCGGCTCGGCCTCGACCGGGTGCTGGCCCTGCCCGGGGTGCTGCTCGCCCTCACCGCGGACGACCTCGAGTCGCGCGTGCACACCATGCAGCCGTTCCCGTTCCAGAGCCGCAACCCGTTCCGCGGCGGCAACCCGGAGATCAGGTTCGCCGACCGGGTGGGTCTCGCGCGCGACAAGGTGCGGTACGTGGGCGAGCCGGTCGCGATGATCGTCGCGGACGACCGCTACGTCGCGGAGGACGCGCTCGAGCTCGTCGACGCGGAGTACGAGGTGCTGGCTCCGGTGCTCGACGCCGAGACCGGTGCGGGTCCCGACGCACCCCTGCTGTACGAGGACTGGGGCGACAACGTCACCTTGCGCTTCCACGTCTCGTCCGGCGACGTCGACGCGGCGTTCGAGGAGGCCGACGTCGTCGTCGAGCGCGAGCTGCGGCACCACCGGTTCAGCGGCACGCCGATCGAGCCGCGCGGAGTCGTCGCGAAGTACGACGACCCAGCCAATACCCTGACGGTCTGGACGTCGAGCCAGATCGCCCACGCCGTCGGCGTCCTGCTCGAGAACAGCATCAGGTCCGAGCAGCCGGTGTCGGTCAGGGTCATCACGCCGCGCGTCGGCGGCGGGTTCGGGCAGAAGTGGGGGTTCTACCCCGAGGAGCTCGTCGTGCCCGTGGGCGCGATGCTCGCCGGCCGGCCGGTGCGCTGGATCGAGACCAGGCGCGAGCACATGGTGGCGACCAACCACGCACGCGAGCAGACCCACCACGTGGCGATGGCGATGCGGCGCGACGGCACGATCCTCGGGCTGCGCGACCGCATCTACGCCGACCTCGGCGACGCGTTCCCCGTCGGCGGTCTCGCCTCGATCGTGACCACGCCGATGTTCGTGCCGGGCGCGTACAAGATCCGCAACTACGAGGCGCACCTGTTCGGGATCGCAACCAACAAGACGCCGT
This Streptosporangiales bacterium DNA region includes the following protein-coding sequences:
- a CDS encoding xanthine dehydrogenase family protein subunit M translates to MYPRAFAYVRPRSTEEAVAQLAEHGDGANVLAGGMSLVPMLKYRQRAPGVLVDIGRLTDLAGVDATGDTVEIGATTRHADVAALASGAGVTPMLAELAGRIGDVQVRNMGTVGGGLAAVEPTGDWGAALLALRGEVVAVASGGERRIAADDLFVATYTTSLRPDELLTRVLLPQGGRLGAAQAKFERRTAAGVLSCVAAVCLGDGDDVIEAGVGCIGLEGHPVRLTEVEDVLRGQPFGSELVAAAAAAVGADDFRRSVLGSLVRDALERAGAQASAGTGAKR
- a CDS encoding 2Fe-2S iron-sulfur cluster binding domain-containing protein; its protein translation is MHRPRRTPGTPHRGRGRPARAAVRVRARRRGRGRGRCRRLPALGAGKPGARRLGAGRCAGVGGNGSEAVSDRGDDVSEESNGTAQASAARRAVALIVNGREHVVQVEPRTLLVDAIRDHVGLTGTHIGCDSTSCGACTVLLDDRPVKSCTLFAVQAEGSRLRTVESVGSDDGTLHPLQQAFEDEFAFQCGYCTAGMLMSSLAMYERDDPPDRGEIRRCLVGNLCRCTGYESIVDAVELAVTRRGAADQEAEAR